A single region of the Streptomyces sp. NBC_01262 genome encodes:
- a CDS encoding pectinesterase family protein: protein MYLLSRGKRARSNRPRWRIAVPAGLAALVVVGGAATAATVVAGSDDQAADVKAGTYNLAVAKSGLCMDLVGGSSSAGTLIQQWGCSAGQSNQQWTLVDRGSGKFNIKSVASGLCLDVPSASTTSGTRLQQWGCGTDQANQLWTLKAARDSTFQIVNVNSGLCVSDEKASTASGAAVIQETCSTNSNKRWSLTAVGSTATATATASASASSGTTITVAADGSGDVKTVQAAIDKVPANNTKPVTVAIKKGTYRGVFTIPSTKPYVTLKGLGSAASDVVLVENHGASTKKPDGTTYGTFGSATAFVDGHDFSASNLTISNDYDYAASPSQAVALSLSADRAVLTGVRILGHQDTLLVNDSARAYFLKSYVEGTVDFIFGGGIAVFDQNEIHQLSSGGYITAASTPAARTYGYLFYKSNITGPTTTKTGSLGRPWRQDAQVLYRESTLGSFVNTGQPWSDMSSAVWTKARFTEYKNTGAGATANSNRPQLSDSQAANYTPAKYLAGSDGWNPMATATTTTTSTSSATVCKPTAYGAKADGTTKDTAALQKAINACAGKGTVELTSGKYLSGALILPGDLTFRIDSGATLLASQNAADYPSSGSKLAPLLAGSGKNLTITGAGTIDGQGAPWWAKTKAEKAAGQTLSSRPGLISVTDASNLKITGITLKNAPNVHITVKKVTTATVDKLTISSPSDSPNTDGIDVWSSSGVAVTNSTIDVGDDNIAIDSSTANGPAHDISLSGCTILHGHGLSIGSYTAGGIYNINIHDNTLNGTTAGVRIKTARDRGGEVHDITYKNLTMTNVTTPIQVVGYYPKVPADGDAAQAVTSTTPNYHDITIAGITATGANEAGQIVGLPEQPITGLTLTSVTISAKTGLTVRNATVSTSSTTIKPASGAAYLVQSRATVK from the coding sequence ATGTACCTCCTCAGCCGAGGCAAGCGGGCTCGAAGCAACCGGCCCCGGTGGCGCATCGCGGTGCCCGCCGGCTTGGCGGCCCTGGTCGTCGTGGGCGGCGCGGCGACGGCGGCCACCGTCGTCGCGGGCTCCGACGACCAGGCGGCCGACGTCAAGGCCGGCACGTACAACCTCGCGGTCGCCAAGAGCGGCCTGTGCATGGATCTCGTCGGGGGCAGCTCGTCCGCCGGCACGCTGATCCAGCAGTGGGGTTGCAGCGCGGGGCAGAGCAACCAGCAGTGGACCCTGGTCGACCGCGGTTCGGGCAAATTCAACATCAAGTCCGTCGCCAGTGGACTGTGCCTCGACGTTCCCAGCGCCTCCACCACCAGCGGGACCCGCCTCCAGCAGTGGGGCTGCGGGACCGATCAGGCCAATCAGCTATGGACGCTGAAGGCCGCGCGGGACAGCACCTTCCAGATCGTCAACGTCAACAGCGGTCTGTGCGTCAGCGACGAGAAGGCGAGCACCGCGTCCGGCGCCGCCGTCATCCAGGAGACCTGCTCCACCAACAGCAACAAGCGCTGGTCGCTGACCGCGGTCGGCAGCACCGCGACCGCTACCGCGACCGCCTCGGCCTCGGCGTCCTCCGGCACGACGATCACGGTGGCCGCAGACGGCTCCGGTGACGTCAAGACGGTGCAGGCGGCGATCGACAAGGTCCCGGCGAACAACACCAAGCCGGTGACCGTCGCCATCAAGAAGGGCACCTACCGGGGGGTCTTCACCATCCCGAGCACCAAGCCCTACGTGACGCTGAAGGGCCTCGGGTCGGCCGCCTCCGACGTGGTGCTCGTCGAGAACCACGGGGCCAGCACCAAGAAGCCGGACGGCACGACGTACGGAACCTTCGGCAGCGCGACCGCCTTCGTCGACGGCCACGACTTCTCGGCCTCGAATCTGACCATCTCCAACGACTACGACTACGCGGCCAGCCCGAGCCAGGCGGTGGCCCTCAGCCTGTCCGCCGACCGCGCGGTCCTCACCGGCGTACGGATCCTCGGCCACCAGGACACCCTCCTGGTCAACGACTCCGCACGGGCCTACTTCCTGAAGTCCTACGTCGAAGGCACCGTCGACTTCATCTTCGGCGGCGGCATCGCGGTCTTCGACCAGAACGAGATCCACCAGCTGAGCAGCGGCGGTTACATCACCGCGGCCAGCACACCGGCGGCACGCACCTACGGCTACCTCTTCTACAAGTCGAACATCACCGGGCCCACGACCACGAAGACCGGCAGCCTCGGCCGCCCGTGGCGTCAGGACGCGCAGGTGCTCTACCGCGAGTCCACCCTCGGGTCGTTCGTCAACACCGGTCAGCCCTGGAGCGACATGTCCAGCGCCGTCTGGACGAAGGCCCGGTTCACCGAGTACAAGAACACCGGCGCCGGGGCGACGGCCAACTCCAACCGCCCGCAGCTGAGCGACTCCCAGGCCGCGAACTACACCCCGGCCAAGTACCTGGCCGGCTCGGACGGCTGGAACCCCATGGCCACCGCCACCACCACGACGACGAGCACCTCATCCGCCACGGTCTGCAAGCCCACCGCCTACGGGGCGAAGGCCGACGGTACGACGAAGGACACCGCGGCCCTGCAGAAGGCGATCAACGCCTGCGCGGGCAAGGGCACGGTGGAACTGACCAGCGGCAAGTACCTCTCGGGCGCCCTGATCCTGCCCGGCGACCTCACCTTCCGGATCGATTCCGGAGCGACCCTGCTCGCCTCGCAGAACGCGGCGGACTACCCCTCCTCGGGATCTAAGCTCGCCCCGCTGCTGGCCGGGTCAGGGAAGAACCTCACGATCACCGGTGCGGGCACCATCGACGGCCAGGGCGCCCCGTGGTGGGCGAAGACCAAGGCGGAGAAGGCCGCAGGCCAGACCCTGTCGTCCCGCCCCGGCCTGATCTCGGTCACTGACGCCTCGAACCTGAAGATCACCGGGATCACGCTCAAGAACGCCCCGAACGTGCACATCACCGTCAAGAAGGTGACCACGGCCACCGTCGACAAGCTCACGATCTCCTCGCCCTCGGACTCACCCAACACCGACGGCATCGACGTGTGGTCGTCCTCGGGCGTCGCCGTGACCAACAGCACGATCGACGTCGGTGACGACAACATCGCCATCGACTCCTCCACGGCCAACGGGCCCGCCCACGACATCTCGCTGAGCGGCTGCACCATCCTGCACGGCCACGGCCTGTCCATCGGCAGCTACACCGCCGGCGGCATCTACAACATCAACATCCACGACAACACGCTCAACGGCACCACCGCCGGCGTCCGGATCAAGACCGCACGCGACCGCGGCGGCGAGGTCCACGACATCACCTACAAGAACCTCACCATGACCAATGTGACGACCCCCATCCAGGTCGTCGGCTACTACCCGAAGGTCCCGGCCGACGGCGACGCCGCCCAGGCGGTCACCAGCACCACCCCGAACTACCACGACATCACCATCGCCGGGATCACCGCGACCGGCGCCAACGAGGCCGGCCAGATCGTCGGCCTCCCCGAGCAGCCGATCACCGGGCTGACGCTGACCTCGGTCACCATCAGCGCCAAGACCGGCCTGACCGTCCGCAACGCCACGGTGAGCACGAGCTCCACCACGATCAAGCCGGCCTCGGGCGCGGCCTACCTCGTGCAGAGCAGGGCCACCGTCAAGTGA
- a CDS encoding FAD-binding oxidoreductase: MIRAGGGLAVGLAVAASPRGAAAVQTPKAAPDWGALARGLDGRLVRPGDADYASARRLYNTRFDGVRPAAIGYISGVADIQECLDFARRADIPVSVRNGGHSYAGYSTGKGHLVIDVSRLNTVTASGTRASVGAGAKLIDVYTRLAAHGRTVPGGSCPTVGISGLTLGGGHGILSRAYGLTCDSLTAAEVVTPDGKHLTVSGTSHADLFWALRGAGGGQFGVVTGLRFRTHAEPRVVTGYLTWSWRHAAALVSAWQDWGPRQPDEIWSALHLDKSATGEPRVSVSVVGLTSRADVANAVDRLADKVGASASGVSLRSRTYLEATRAYAGCASLSTGECHLPGSLPGRSPNGKLARETYRARSDFYDRALPAAGVRTLLARVEAVRSGSGSVALTALGGAVNRVAPTATAFVHRRSRFLAQYIETPGGATGWLDGLHTAMRRYASGGAYQNYTDPLLTDWRTAYYGANAPRLASLKHRYDPDRLLRFAQAL; the protein is encoded by the coding sequence ATGATCCGGGCAGGTGGTGGCCTCGCGGTCGGGCTGGCCGTGGCTGCGTCGCCCCGGGGGGCGGCCGCCGTGCAGACCCCGAAAGCCGCCCCCGACTGGGGTGCGCTCGCCCGGGGACTCGACGGGCGGCTCGTACGCCCCGGGGACGCCGACTACGCCTCCGCGCGCCGCCTCTACAACACCCGCTTCGACGGTGTGCGGCCTGCCGCGATCGGCTACATATCCGGTGTCGCGGACATACAGGAGTGCCTGGATTTCGCCCGCCGGGCCGACATCCCCGTCTCCGTCCGCAACGGCGGCCACTCGTACGCCGGCTACTCCACCGGCAAGGGGCACCTCGTCATCGACGTCTCCCGCCTGAACACGGTCACCGCCTCCGGCACCCGCGCGTCCGTGGGCGCGGGCGCCAAGCTCATCGACGTCTACACCCGCCTCGCCGCCCACGGCCGCACCGTCCCGGGCGGCAGCTGCCCGACCGTCGGCATCTCCGGCCTCACCCTCGGCGGCGGCCACGGCATTCTGTCCCGCGCCTACGGGCTGACCTGCGACAGCCTCACGGCAGCCGAGGTGGTCACCCCCGACGGCAAGCACCTCACCGTCAGCGGCACCTCCCACGCCGACCTGTTCTGGGCGCTGCGGGGCGCGGGCGGCGGCCAGTTCGGGGTCGTGACCGGGCTCCGATTCCGTACGCACGCCGAGCCCCGGGTGGTCACCGGCTACCTGACCTGGAGCTGGCGCCACGCCGCCGCGCTCGTCAGCGCCTGGCAGGACTGGGGTCCCCGGCAGCCGGACGAGATCTGGTCGGCGCTGCACCTGGACAAGTCGGCCACGGGCGAGCCCCGGGTGTCGGTCTCCGTCGTCGGCCTCACCTCGCGCGCCGACGTGGCCAATGCCGTCGACCGCCTCGCCGACAAGGTCGGCGCGTCCGCGAGCGGCGTGTCGCTGCGTTCCCGTACGTACCTGGAGGCGACCCGCGCCTACGCGGGATGCGCGAGCCTGAGCACCGGCGAATGCCACCTGCCGGGCAGCCTGCCGGGCCGCAGCCCCAACGGGAAGCTGGCCCGGGAGACGTATCGCGCGCGCTCCGACTTCTACGACCGCGCCCTGCCCGCCGCCGGGGTCCGCACCCTCCTCGCCCGGGTCGAAGCGGTCCGCTCCGGCTCCGGGAGCGTCGCGCTGACCGCGCTCGGCGGCGCCGTGAACCGGGTCGCGCCCACCGCGACGGCCTTCGTGCACCGCCGGTCGCGCTTCCTCGCCCAGTACATAGAGACCCCCGGCGGCGCGACCGGCTGGCTCGACGGCCTGCACACCGCGATGCGGCGGTACGCCTCCGGGGGCGCGTACCAGAACTACACCGACCCCCTGCTCACCGACTGGCGCACCGCCTACTACGGGGCCAACGCCCCGCGCCTGGCGTCGCTCAAGCACCGCTACGACCCGGACCGGCTGCTGCGGTTCGCCCAGGCGCTCTGA
- a CDS encoding sigma-70 family RNA polymerase sigma factor, with the protein MRKASALPTDLVEAARSGDVQAQSALFSAYLPLVYNIVGRGLHGHADVDDVVQETMLRAMRALPRLREPERFRSWIVAIAIRQMHDHGRRNKASMAHQLPLADVADVPDASRDFAELAVDRQALARAGSDLLEAAQWLSDDQRRTMALWWQEAAGHLTRAEVAAALDLSVPHTAVRIQRMKAKLELAVGVLAAWRARPRCPELGALADGGLIRLNRHVTDCPRCLAAVSARGSIDGLPIRLSGLAVPAALAAGIPGLVGQHAVAPGLLSSLWHGLQHGLGRISAKSAVAVGATTVSLAAVAGLAIYQQPLRPHATPAAQSPAPASRSAASPTPTTAARTYSGVATADFYVAPDGDDANPGTLARPFATLTRAVTKAGPGRTVGVRGGTYRPGSTIALSTSGTADRRITVSNYRDEQPLFDGSGLPAGASFVVQSGGYVTVRGLEIVNAPGHPYVCDSCHDDVLARLSVHGNGQTGLLLHGAGTHDNLILNSDFFDNHESGATGGYVNGLVFNDGSGTGNRIRGCRFYDNSGDGVDLSRFGDAVTIDHSWAFGNGVNRWGTAKFSSGGSGFKLGGDRSQVDHVATDSAAWDNAGFGFTETGSVAAPRLTDDTAYRNGAAGFAFVHSAATVRNSLALANHPDSWLGDRTRHTGNSWDQSGWTTTALHVTGAASATARRGPGGQLPSTPFLSNTRNPSIGAALTS; encoded by the coding sequence TTGCGTAAAGCTTCGGCACTGCCCACCGACCTGGTCGAAGCTGCCAGATCCGGTGACGTCCAGGCGCAGTCCGCCCTGTTCAGCGCCTATCTGCCGCTGGTCTACAACATCGTCGGACGCGGCCTGCACGGGCACGCGGACGTGGACGACGTCGTCCAGGAGACGATGCTGCGCGCCATGCGGGCGCTCCCCCGGCTGCGGGAACCCGAGCGGTTCCGGTCGTGGATCGTGGCCATCGCGATCCGGCAGATGCATGATCACGGCAGGCGGAACAAGGCCTCCATGGCCCACCAGCTGCCCCTGGCCGACGTGGCCGATGTCCCCGACGCCTCGCGCGACTTCGCCGAACTCGCCGTCGACCGGCAGGCGTTGGCCCGGGCGGGCAGTGATCTGCTGGAAGCCGCCCAGTGGCTCAGCGACGACCAGCGCCGGACGATGGCACTGTGGTGGCAGGAGGCCGCCGGGCATCTGACCCGTGCCGAGGTCGCCGCCGCGCTGGACCTGAGCGTGCCGCACACCGCGGTGCGCATCCAGCGGATGAAGGCCAAGCTCGAACTCGCCGTCGGCGTGCTCGCCGCCTGGCGGGCCCGGCCGCGATGCCCGGAACTCGGCGCGCTTGCGGACGGGGGACTGATCAGGCTCAACCGCCATGTGACGGACTGCCCGCGCTGCCTGGCGGCGGTGAGCGCCCGGGGTTCGATCGACGGTCTGCCGATCCGGCTCAGCGGGCTGGCGGTCCCGGCCGCGCTGGCGGCGGGAATCCCGGGCCTGGTCGGTCAGCACGCCGTGGCTCCCGGGCTGTTGTCGTCGTTGTGGCACGGCCTCCAGCACGGCCTGGGCCGGATCTCGGCGAAGTCGGCGGTGGCCGTCGGCGCGACCACCGTGTCGCTCGCCGCCGTCGCCGGCCTCGCGATCTACCAGCAGCCCCTGCGCCCCCATGCCACTCCGGCGGCGCAGAGCCCGGCCCCGGCCTCGCGGTCCGCGGCGTCCCCCACCCCGACCACCGCCGCCCGCACCTATTCCGGTGTGGCGACCGCCGACTTCTACGTCGCCCCCGACGGCGACGACGCGAATCCGGGCACCCTCGCCCGGCCGTTCGCCACGCTGACCCGGGCGGTCACCAAGGCCGGGCCGGGCCGGACGGTCGGCGTCCGAGGAGGCACGTACCGCCCTGGGAGCACGATCGCGCTCAGCACCTCCGGCACGGCGGACCGCCGCATCACGGTCAGCAACTACCGTGACGAGCAGCCCCTGTTCGACGGGTCCGGGCTCCCGGCCGGTGCCTCGTTCGTCGTCCAGAGCGGCGGGTACGTCACGGTGCGGGGGCTGGAGATCGTCAACGCCCCCGGCCATCCCTACGTCTGCGACTCCTGTCACGACGACGTCCTGGCCCGGCTCAGCGTCCACGGCAACGGCCAGACCGGACTGCTGCTCCACGGCGCCGGGACACACGACAACCTGATCCTCAACAGCGACTTCTTCGACAATCACGAGTCCGGGGCCACCGGCGGATACGTCAACGGTCTGGTGTTCAACGACGGCTCCGGCACGGGCAACCGGATCCGGGGATGCAGGTTCTACGACAACTCGGGCGACGGAGTCGACCTCAGCCGGTTCGGCGACGCCGTGACCATCGACCACAGCTGGGCGTTCGGCAACGGCGTCAACCGCTGGGGTACCGCGAAGTTCTCCAGCGGAGGCAGCGGGTTCAAGCTCGGCGGCGACAGGAGTCAGGTCGACCACGTCGCCACGGACAGCGCGGCGTGGGACAACGCCGGCTTCGGCTTCACCGAGACGGGCAGCGTGGCCGCACCCCGGCTGACCGACGACACGGCCTACCGCAACGGGGCGGCCGGCTTCGCCTTCGTCCACTCCGCCGCGACCGTGCGGAACAGTCTCGCCCTGGCGAACCACCCCGACTCCTGGCTGGGCGACCGTACACGGCACACGGGCAACTCCTGGGACCAGTCGGGCTGGACGACGACGGCGCTCCACGTCACCGGCGCGGCGTCGGCGACCGCCCGGCGCGGCCCCGGCGGACAGCTGCCCTCCACGCCCTTCCTCAGCAACACCAGGAACCCCTCGATCGGGGCCGCGTTGACGTCCTGA
- a CDS encoding response regulator transcription factor, producing MIAEDDAKQAELVRRYLEHEGHTVTVVEDGRAALDEVRRGEPDLLVLDVMMPRTDGLDVVRILRAECREVPVLMLTARSTEDDLLLGLDLGADDYMTKPFSPRELMARVRTLLRRNRRPASGAGAGAAGGNGTLSVGTLRVDPARHEVSVGGTPVVCTPGEFRILAAMATEPDRVFTRKQLLEELHGFDKYITNRTVDVHIMHLRKKIERAPRRPDRLLTVFGVGYKLTDPAKNGRHAST from the coding sequence ATGATCGCCGAGGATGACGCCAAGCAGGCCGAACTGGTGCGCCGCTACCTGGAGCACGAGGGGCACACGGTCACGGTCGTCGAGGACGGCCGGGCGGCTCTCGACGAGGTCCGGCGCGGGGAACCCGACCTGCTCGTCCTCGACGTGATGATGCCCAGGACCGACGGCCTGGACGTGGTACGGATTCTGCGCGCCGAGTGCCGGGAGGTGCCGGTGCTGATGCTGACCGCACGCAGCACCGAGGACGACCTGCTCCTCGGCCTGGATCTCGGCGCCGACGACTACATGACCAAGCCGTTCAGCCCCCGTGAGCTGATGGCCCGGGTGCGTACGCTGCTGCGCCGCAACCGGCGTCCCGCGAGCGGAGCCGGTGCCGGTGCCGCCGGCGGGAACGGGACGCTGTCGGTGGGCACGCTCAGGGTCGATCCGGCACGGCACGAGGTGTCGGTCGGGGGGACGCCGGTCGTGTGCACGCCCGGCGAGTTCCGCATCCTCGCCGCGATGGCGACGGAGCCCGACCGGGTCTTCACCAGGAAGCAGCTCCTTGAGGAACTGCACGGCTTCGACAAGTACATAACCAACCGCACGGTCGACGTGCACATCATGCATCTGCGCAAGAAGATCGAGCGCGCCCCGCGGCGGCCGGACCGGCTGCTCACCGTGTTCGGCGTCGGATACAAGCTGACGGACCCCGCGAAGAACGGACGCCATGCGTCGACGTGA
- the argG gene encoding argininosuccinate synthase, translating to MSKVLTSLPTGERVGIAFSGGLDTSVAVAWMRDKGAVPCTYTADIGQYDEPDIGSVPGRAKAYGAEIARLVDCRAALVEEGLAALACGAFHIRSGGRAYFNTTPLGRAVTGTLLVRAMLEDDVQIWGDGSTFKGNDIERFYRYGLLANPHLRIYKPWLDADFVSELGGRKEMSEWLVTHGLPYRDSTEKAYSTDANIWGATHEAKTLEHLDTGVETVEPIMGVRFWDPTVEIATEDVTIGFEQGRPVTINGKEFASPVDLVMEANAIGGRHGLGMSDQIENRIIEAKSRGIYEAPGMALLHAAYERLINAIHNEDTLAHYHYEGRRLGRLMYEGRWLDPQALMVRESLQRWVGSAVTGEVTLRLRRGEDYSLLDTTGPAFSYHPDKLSMERTEDSAFGPVDRIGQLTMRNLDIADSRAKLEQYAGMGIVGTTHAALIGTMPEGGAEAIASRGDVSDDDELLDRAAMESGTD from the coding sequence ATGTCCAAGGTTCTCACCTCCCTGCCCACCGGCGAGCGCGTCGGCATCGCTTTCTCCGGCGGCCTCGACACCTCTGTCGCGGTCGCGTGGATGCGTGACAAGGGCGCCGTCCCGTGCACGTACACCGCCGACATCGGCCAGTACGACGAGCCCGACATCGGCTCGGTGCCCGGCCGTGCGAAGGCCTACGGCGCCGAGATCGCGCGCCTGGTCGACTGCCGGGCGGCGCTGGTCGAGGAGGGCCTGGCCGCGCTCGCCTGCGGCGCGTTCCACATCCGCTCGGGCGGCCGCGCGTACTTCAACACCACGCCGCTCGGCCGCGCCGTCACCGGCACCCTGCTGGTGCGGGCGATGCTGGAGGACGACGTACAGATCTGGGGCGACGGCTCGACCTTCAAGGGCAACGACATCGAGCGGTTCTACCGCTACGGCCTGCTCGCCAACCCCCACCTGCGGATCTACAAGCCGTGGCTCGACGCGGACTTCGTCTCCGAGCTGGGCGGCCGCAAGGAGATGTCGGAGTGGCTGGTCACCCACGGGCTGCCGTATCGCGACAGTACGGAGAAGGCGTACTCCACCGACGCCAACATCTGGGGCGCCACCCACGAGGCCAAGACGCTTGAGCACCTCGACACCGGCGTGGAGACCGTGGAGCCGATCATGGGCGTGCGGTTCTGGGACCCCACGGTCGAGATCGCCACCGAGGACGTGACGATCGGCTTCGAGCAGGGCCGCCCGGTGACGATCAACGGCAAGGAGTTCGCCTCCCCGGTCGACCTGGTGATGGAGGCCAACGCGATCGGCGGCCGCCACGGCCTGGGCATGTCGGACCAGATCGAGAACCGGATCATCGAGGCGAAGAGCCGCGGCATCTACGAGGCCCCCGGCATGGCCCTGCTGCACGCCGCGTACGAGCGCCTCATCAACGCGATCCACAACGAGGACACCCTCGCCCACTACCACTACGAGGGACGGCGCCTCGGGCGGCTGATGTACGAGGGCCGCTGGCTGGACCCGCAGGCGCTGATGGTCCGCGAGTCGCTGCAGCGCTGGGTCGGCTCGGCGGTCACCGGCGAGGTCACCCTGCGGCTGCGGCGCGGCGAGGACTACTCGCTCCTGGACACCACCGGCCCCGCGTTCAGCTACCACCCGGACAAGCTGTCCATGGAGCGCACCGAGGACTCGGCGTTCGGCCCGGTGGACCGGATCGGCCAGCTCACCATGCGCAACCTCGACATCGCCGACTCGCGCGCCAAGCTTGAGCAGTACGCCGGAATGGGCATCGTCGGCACGACCCACGCCGCGCTGATCGGCACCATGCCGGAGGGCGGCGCCGAGGCCATCGCCTCCCGCGGCGACGTCTCCGACGACGACGAGCTGCTGGACCGCGCCGCGATGGAGTCCGGCACCGACTGA
- a CDS encoding endonuclease/exonuclease/phosphatase family protein, with translation MRRWGLPACGLVLAAPFALLAARLTGLDAGTPLAVPMVLFPYSAVLSLLVLGALLGPVRPGSTGQTLTVPVLRSWWAVAVVAAVVVTQAALLIPRFVPEGRNVPAGSAELRVATLNADVGQADPRALVRLVRSERIDVLAVEQLPSGGVAALEKAGLGALLPYHELHPEYDSSIYSRTPLTHGGPLAAGTAWPQVTAEVTVGGRTVRLVAVHTYYPLGDPKRWTRDMTALTTVARSSGPDTVFLGDFNASLDHAPMRDLLAAGLTDTHAELGHGWARTWPAGNALVPPLVQLDHVLHGSGLAAVSVGERTVPGTDHRAVVAVLALLPS, from the coding sequence GTGCGCAGGTGGGGGCTGCCGGCCTGCGGCCTGGTGCTCGCCGCGCCCTTCGCCCTGCTGGCGGCGCGCCTTACGGGTCTGGACGCGGGAACACCGCTCGCGGTGCCCATGGTGCTCTTTCCCTACTCGGCCGTGCTCAGCCTCCTGGTGCTGGGCGCCCTGTTAGGGCCTGTCCGACCAGGATCGACCGGACAGACCCTAACCGTTCCCGTTCTGCGGTCCTGGTGGGCGGTGGCCGTCGTCGCGGCTGTGGTGGTCACCCAAGCGGCGTTGCTGATACCGCGATTCGTACCCGAGGGCCGGAACGTCCCGGCGGGCTCGGCCGAGTTGCGCGTGGCCACCCTCAACGCCGACGTCGGTCAGGCCGATCCCCGCGCGCTGGTCCGGCTGGTCCGGAGCGAGCGGATCGACGTCCTGGCGGTGGAGCAGCTGCCGTCGGGAGGGGTGGCCGCCCTTGAGAAGGCGGGGCTGGGCGCCTTGCTGCCGTACCACGAGCTCCATCCCGAGTACGACTCCTCGATCTACTCCCGGACCCCGCTGACCCACGGCGGCCCGCTGGCCGCCGGCACCGCCTGGCCGCAGGTCACCGCCGAGGTCACCGTCGGCGGGCGCACCGTACGGCTGGTGGCCGTCCACACCTACTACCCGCTCGGCGACCCGAAGCGCTGGACGCGGGACATGACCGCCCTCACCACCGTGGCCCGGAGCAGCGGCCCGGACACCGTGTTCCTGGGCGACTTCAACGCCTCCCTCGACCACGCCCCGATGCGCGACCTCCTGGCGGCCGGTCTCACCGACACCCACGCCGAACTCGGCCACGGCTGGGCCCGCACCTGGCCGGCCGGCAACGCCCTCGTACCGCCACTGGTCCAGCTCGACCACGTCCTGCACGGCTCCGGCCTGGCCGCGGTCTCCGTCGGCGAGCGCACGGTGCCGGGCACGGACCATCGGGCGGTCGTCGCCGTGCTGGCGCTGCTGCCGTCGTAG